The following proteins are encoded in a genomic region of Chryseobacterium culicis:
- a CDS encoding DUF2723 domain-containing protein, which produces MKNWSFKKWNTVLGWFLFAIALITYLSTIEHSLSFWDCGEYISSAVKLEVTHAPGAALFQIMGAVASIFALGNAENYSIVINAMSALFSAFTILFLFWTITHFLRRLLHKDFEDLTKHQESAILFSGVIGALCFTFSDTFWFSAVEGEVYAMASMFIALLVWLITKWENEYKAIDNERWVILIFFIIGLSVGVHMMCMLAIPAICLVYYTRNYTFSWKSFMLANGITLGILALVFKIIFPLIMTLFGKLEIFLVNGVGLPFHSGTVAAFILMTVICYFLIKYARKTKRKIYQTVVLSIVYMIIGFSCWLVIPIRANANPPMNLNDPDTAIGMRDYYNRVQYGDWPTIYGQNYTAFLDKNGLEKDEDGSYKREITGDIYEKDEKTGTYRKTGERFNYVFNKSHISFMPRMFNEDKEVTANYISLYGAPDFTFNYDNEEVADNPEAKRIFEELRAKYEGDSITAEDYLKVKPYDLIKVQRPSFAQNMDYFISFQNGYYFVRYLMWNFVGRQNDFQGHMESTKGNWISGISFIDNALLGDQDHMPAQFKNESTVKFFFLPLIVGLIGFFFQLNRDFGRFYAILSLFILTSMGIVFYTGVKPFEVRERDYAMVGSFYAFAIWIGLGAGAILLMIQSKVKSNVSNILPGVILLGIPLMMGFQNYTSHDRSKKTAARDYAYSFLRSLPKNDIMFIYGDNDTFPVWAIQETERFRNDVKTVNFTLLATPWNIDQVKRRTYNAMGIPGELTHEEYRDGVNDQVYLMKKEDWEGLFQMLKEQGAPDNTFQDFRKYLTQDSLTLKDAMKFLKLKSSEKDELLKMYFGDKQYEKYNILPVSKFILPVNKENAVKYGIINQADLPNAVDQIMINYEANTLYKSNLMILDMLANFDWKRPVNFSSGGMYDSENIFYLDDYLQFDGFSYRLIPIRTPQSPDGDKGRVDANSLYQVVKNFRWGNFKDLSIYYDETATSNILGYRMSVGRAISALVISGQKAKALELLDLAAKEIPAEKYNDPRSLSAMVTGYIVAGQEQKGLQLAETLKKEIFEEYDYYQNLSPSFKAMARRQMRSKPMEYALVVAAVTDAYKTLGQREKGHEYLLKSIEPIDKKFSVFIKRLQQMDKNNAVKESENIRQIAPFYQYLFNVMEPFDSTYSRKKEIEITDAMMKATQ; this is translated from the coding sequence ATGAAAAACTGGTCTTTTAAAAAATGGAACACCGTGCTGGGATGGTTCCTTTTCGCTATTGCACTTATTACTTATCTTTCAACGATAGAACATTCTTTGAGTTTTTGGGATTGTGGAGAATATATCTCTTCAGCGGTAAAACTGGAAGTAACTCACGCTCCGGGAGCCGCTTTATTTCAGATTATGGGAGCCGTGGCAAGTATTTTTGCATTAGGAAATGCTGAAAATTATTCTATTGTGATCAATGCGATGTCAGCGTTATTCAGTGCTTTTACCATTCTGTTCCTGTTCTGGACAATTACCCATTTTTTAAGACGACTTTTACATAAAGATTTTGAAGACCTTACAAAACATCAGGAAAGCGCGATTCTGTTTTCCGGAGTGATCGGAGCTTTATGTTTTACATTTTCAGATACATTTTGGTTTTCAGCAGTAGAAGGAGAAGTATATGCAATGGCTTCCATGTTTATTGCTTTGCTGGTATGGCTCATCACCAAATGGGAAAACGAATACAAAGCTATTGATAACGAAAGATGGGTCATTCTTATTTTCTTTATCATAGGACTTTCTGTGGGAGTACATATGATGTGTATGCTGGCAATTCCTGCTATCTGCCTTGTTTATTATACCAGAAACTATACTTTTTCCTGGAAGAGTTTTATGCTGGCTAATGGAATCACATTGGGAATTCTGGCCTTGGTATTCAAGATTATTTTCCCTTTGATTATGACCCTGTTTGGAAAGCTTGAGATTTTTTTAGTAAATGGTGTTGGGCTTCCTTTCCATTCGGGAACCGTTGCTGCATTTATCCTTATGACAGTAATCTGTTATTTCCTGATTAAATATGCCAGAAAAACCAAAAGAAAGATATACCAAACTGTAGTTTTATCCATTGTCTATATGATCATTGGATTCTCTTGCTGGCTGGTAATTCCCATCAGAGCCAATGCCAATCCTCCGATGAATCTTAATGATCCGGATACGGCGATCGGGATGAGAGATTATTATAACAGAGTACAATATGGTGACTGGCCCACTATTTACGGACAGAATTACACCGCATTTCTTGATAAAAACGGACTGGAAAAAGATGAAGACGGAAGTTACAAAAGGGAGATTACCGGAGATATTTACGAAAAAGATGAAAAAACCGGAACGTACAGAAAGACCGGAGAAAGATTCAACTATGTGTTTAATAAATCGCACATAAGTTTTATGCCAAGGATGTTCAATGAAGATAAAGAGGTAACGGCAAACTATATTTCTTTATATGGGGCTCCGGATTTTACTTTTAATTATGATAACGAAGAGGTTGCAGACAATCCGGAAGCCAAACGTATTTTTGAAGAACTGAGAGCCAAATATGAAGGAGATTCCATCACAGCAGAAGATTATCTGAAAGTGAAACCTTATGATCTTATCAAGGTACAGCGTCCTTCTTTTGCCCAGAATATGGATTATTTTATTTCATTCCAGAACGGATATTACTTTGTCAGATATCTGATGTGGAATTTTGTAGGAAGACAAAATGATTTTCAGGGTCATATGGAAAGTACAAAAGGAAACTGGATATCAGGGATTTCTTTTATCGATAATGCTTTGCTTGGGGATCAGGATCATATGCCTGCCCAATTTAAAAATGAAAGTACCGTAAAGTTTTTCTTTCTTCCATTGATTGTAGGACTTATTGGTTTCTTTTTCCAGCTGAACAGAGATTTTGGACGGTTTTATGCCATTCTTTCCCTGTTTATTCTGACAAGTATGGGAATTGTTTTTTATACCGGAGTAAAACCATTTGAAGTAAGAGAAAGAGATTATGCCATGGTAGGCTCATTTTATGCCTTTGCCATCTGGATTGGTCTGGGAGCCGGAGCCATCCTTTTGATGATTCAGTCTAAGGTGAAATCCAATGTTTCCAATATTCTTCCGGGAGTTATTTTATTAGGAATTCCTTTGATGATGGGATTCCAAAATTATACTTCTCACGACAGAAGCAAAAAAACAGCAGCCCGCGATTATGCCTATTCATTTTTACGGTCACTTCCTAAAAACGATATCATGTTTATTTATGGGGATAATGATACTTTTCCGGTATGGGCCATTCAGGAAACAGAAAGGTTCAGGAATGATGTAAAAACGGTAAATTTTACCCTTTTGGCCACTCCATGGAATATCGATCAGGTAAAAAGAAGAACATACAATGCAATGGGAATTCCAGGTGAATTAACTCATGAAGAGTATCGGGATGGCGTAAATGATCAGGTATATCTGATGAAAAAAGAAGATTGGGAAGGACTTTTCCAAATGCTTAAAGAACAGGGAGCTCCGGACAACACTTTCCAGGATTTTAGAAAATATCTGACGCAGGATTCCTTGACTTTGAAGGATGCTATGAAATTCCTGAAATTAAAATCATCAGAAAAAGATGAATTGCTGAAGATGTACTTTGGGGACAAACAATATGAAAAATACAATATTCTTCCGGTCAGTAAATTTATACTTCCGGTAAATAAAGAAAATGCCGTGAAATATGGAATCATTAATCAAGCTGATCTTCCCAACGCTGTGGATCAGATTATGATCAATTACGAAGCCAATACACTTTATAAAAGTAATCTGATGATACTTGATATGCTGGCCAATTTTGATTGGAAGCGACCTGTAAATTTCTCATCAGGCGGAATGTATGACAGTGAAAATATTTTTTATCTAGATGATTATCTTCAGTTTGATGGCTTCAGCTACAGGCTGATTCCTATTCGTACACCTCAAAGTCCGGATGGAGATAAGGGAAGGGTAGATGCCAACTCTCTTTATCAGGTGGTGAAAAACTTCAGATGGGGCAACTTTAAAGATCTCAGTATTTATTATGATGAAACGGCTACCTCCAATATTCTGGGCTACAGAATGTCTGTGGGCAGAGCTATTTCTGCACTGGTAATAAGCGGACAAAAAGCTAAGGCACTGGAATTACTGGATCTTGCTGCCAAAGAAATTCCTGCTGAGAAGTACAATGATCCGCGCTCATTAAGTGCAATGGTTACCGGATATATTGTTGCAGGGCAGGAGCAGAAAGGTCTTCAGCTGGCAGAAACCCTTAAAAAAGAAATATTTGAAGAATATGATTACTATCAGAATCTCTCTCCGTCATTTAAAGCAATGGCCAGAAGACAGATGAGGTCAAAACCGATGGAATATGCATTGGTTGTAGCAGCGGTAACGGATGCTTACAAGACCTTAGGACAGAGAGAAAAAGGTCATGAATACCTTTTGAAATCTATTGAACCCATTGATAAGAAATTCAGCGTTTTTATAAAAAGGCTGCAGCAAATGGACAAAAATAATGCAGTGAAGGAATCTGAAAATATACGTCAGATTGCTCCTTTTTATCAGTATTTATTCAATGTGATGGAACCTTTTGACTCTACTTATTCCAGGAAAAAGGAAATTGAAATTACCGATGCAATGATGAAAGCAACACAATAA
- a CDS encoding RidA family protein, translating into MEKRTVNPWKWQEERSYSQAVEVKNVESTLYCSGQAAIDPDGISSDKDMKSQLEQAIANLEEVISSAGYECGNIVRLNIYTTSTEELWPHFPILQEWIARHKLQQAVTMLEVKGLFETLKVELEATAVK; encoded by the coding sequence ATGGAAAAAAGAACAGTTAATCCATGGAAATGGCAGGAGGAGAGAAGCTACTCACAAGCTGTAGAAGTAAAAAATGTTGAAAGTACTTTATACTGCTCCGGACAGGCAGCTATTGATCCTGATGGAATATCCAGTGATAAAGATATGAAATCTCAGCTGGAACAGGCTATTGCCAATCTGGAAGAGGTGATCAGCTCCGCAGGATATGAATGTGGAAATATAGTAAGATTAAATATCTATACAACTTCTACTGAAGAGCTCTGGCCTCACTTTCCCATTCTCCAGGAGTGGATTGCAAGGCATAAGCTTCAACAGGCCGTAACAATGCTTGAAGTAAAAGGTTTGTTTGAAACTTTAAAGGTGGAACTTGAAGCTACAGCCGTAAAATAA
- a CDS encoding SDR family oxidoreductase, whose translation MNIQLFSKNALVGGATQGIGAGIALELAKCGANVTVMARNETKLKAFVSSLPVITSDQKHSYLVADFSDFERYKKIIAGYFNDHSVDILVNNTNGPEPGLAQDKNAEDYQKAFDLLFKTVCETTLWALPHMIKQGNGRIINVSSLSVKEPIGNLALSNSIRSAVMAWAKTLSNEIAEHNITVNNVLTGYFDTERIQKLVAHEAQQTGAPAEEIRMARENKIPMKRFGKPEEYGHLVAFLASEYAGYLTGTSIPLDGGLNNTY comes from the coding sequence ATGAATATTCAACTTTTTTCAAAAAATGCTTTAGTAGGAGGAGCAACCCAGGGAATAGGAGCAGGAATTGCTTTAGAACTGGCAAAATGTGGCGCTAATGTTACCGTTATGGCTCGTAATGAAACAAAACTTAAAGCCTTTGTTTCTTCACTGCCGGTCATCACTTCTGATCAGAAACACAGCTATCTGGTCGCTGACTTTTCGGATTTTGAAAGGTATAAGAAAATAATAGCAGGATATTTCAATGATCATTCCGTAGATATTCTGGTTAATAATACCAATGGACCGGAACCTGGTTTAGCACAGGATAAGAATGCCGAGGATTATCAGAAAGCATTTGATCTTCTTTTTAAAACAGTTTGTGAAACAACATTATGGGCTCTGCCTCATATGATTAAACAGGGAAATGGGCGTATCATCAATGTTTCCTCTTTATCAGTAAAAGAACCGATCGGAAACCTGGCCTTATCAAATTCTATCCGCTCTGCAGTAATGGCCTGGGCAAAAACACTTTCCAATGAGATTGCCGAACATAATATTACAGTAAATAATGTTTTAACAGGGTATTTCGATACTGAACGAATTCAAAAACTGGTTGCGCATGAAGCTCAGCAAACGGGCGCTCCGGCAGAAGAAATAAGAATGGCGAGGGAAAATAAAATTCCTATGAAAAGATTCGGAAAACCTGAAGAATATGGACATCTTGTAGCTTTTCTCGCTTCAGAATATGCAGGCTATCTTACCGGAACAAGTATTCCTTTGGATGGAGGCTTGAATAATACGTATTAA